One region of Myxococcus stipitatus genomic DNA includes:
- a CDS encoding outer membrane beta-barrel protein: MPRRLLSLLALLIAAPAVAQDEEEDVPTSLDGVGRITVQAGWRVTSNNTFYERWYGRPGNEGLARAARAGGGPLGTATFAYAFTDMVEVGIDLFATGSTLQVTQPGATPADAPFERSIKTFGYGALIGLRFQTVLPEVGPYGLVPFAGLFLGPALVSSERAGEGVQDDTTRAYAASLGATWRLSANWGLTAEYRFVYLRGPVGPQDARVGSFNLGGNWMSLGVTYTFPPDPSRSMTGRGLGF; encoded by the coding sequence ATGCCCCGTCGCCTCCTGTCGTTGCTCGCCCTGCTCATCGCCGCTCCCGCCGTCGCCCAGGATGAAGAGGAGGACGTCCCCACGTCGCTCGACGGCGTGGGACGCATCACCGTCCAGGCGGGCTGGCGCGTCACCTCCAACAACACCTTCTACGAGCGCTGGTACGGCAGGCCCGGCAACGAAGGCCTGGCTCGCGCGGCCAGGGCGGGCGGCGGCCCACTGGGGACGGCGACGTTCGCCTACGCCTTCACGGACATGGTGGAGGTGGGCATCGACCTGTTCGCCACCGGCTCCACGCTCCAGGTCACCCAGCCCGGCGCCACCCCGGCCGACGCCCCGTTCGAGCGGAGCATCAAGACGTTCGGCTACGGCGCGCTCATCGGCTTGCGCTTCCAGACCGTGCTGCCGGAGGTGGGCCCCTATGGCCTCGTGCCCTTCGCGGGCCTGTTCCTCGGGCCGGCGCTCGTCAGCTCGGAGCGGGCGGGGGAGGGCGTGCAGGACGACACCACGCGCGCCTACGCCGCGTCGCTCGGGGCGACCTGGCGCCTGTCCGCCAACTGGGGCCTCACCGCCGAGTACCGCTTCGTCTACCTGCGAGGTCCAGTCGGTCCCCAGGACGCGCGTGTTGGATCATTCAACCTGGGTGGTAACTGGATGTCCCTCGGGGTGACGTACACCTTCCCGCCGGACCCCTCGCGCTCCATGACGGGCCGGGGGCTGGGCTTCTAG
- the mutL gene encoding DNA mismatch repair endonuclease MutL, with translation MARIARLSDVLINKIAAGEVVERPASVVKELMENSLDAGASTVRVDLSGGGVDRIIVSDDGHGMGRHDAALCLERHATSKLRELDDLFHIDSMGFRGEAVPAIASVSRFSIHTAEVGADVGTRVSLEGGLDPVIEDAPPRTGTVITVEDLFFNVPARRKFLRRSDTELKHAEEAVVRLALANPEVGFFATHDGNELFSSPACPEDPRERIAAALGPAVHPHLFPVEERRLGVSVTGYAASPEFTFPNARGLYTFVNRRFVRDRGLIGTIQRSYQDFLAAGRQPVVVLNIDVDPVAVDVNVHPQKLEVRFADARGVYEAISAALNRMLRAAPWLGAGVDPASTGAPQPRDAAHYALAVERFLTRAQEASWGAPLPTAMDAPAPGATSGAPPLSGAPAPMGAIPTPLPFAGAPGRAPAFGEAQPQLNEAPPPGYFGALRPMGMLGGRFHVCEGPGGTLVVLDPHAALERARLTAYLRALDDAKGPPPPSLFGTTLELPLQAAKALVEGREALSRLGFDVEPFGGTTLALKTVPPGLEGVDARALLEALARALPPRSAALDAVTLAEAIRVMACHAARRAGAAPLTDAQLRALLGELDRADFHPPCIHGTVVVLEMPLLELERRAR, from the coding sequence ATGGCCCGCATCGCACGCCTCAGTGACGTCCTCATCAACAAGATCGCCGCCGGCGAGGTGGTGGAGCGCCCCGCGTCCGTGGTGAAGGAGCTGATGGAGAACTCGCTGGATGCCGGCGCCAGCACCGTGCGCGTGGACCTGTCGGGTGGGGGCGTGGACCGCATCATCGTGTCGGACGACGGCCACGGCATGGGCCGCCACGACGCCGCCTTGTGTCTGGAGCGTCACGCCACCAGCAAGCTGCGCGAACTGGACGACCTCTTCCACATCGACTCCATGGGCTTCCGGGGGGAGGCGGTGCCGGCCATCGCCTCCGTGTCGCGCTTCTCCATCCACACCGCGGAGGTGGGCGCGGACGTGGGCACGCGGGTGTCGCTGGAGGGCGGCCTGGACCCGGTGATCGAGGACGCGCCGCCGCGCACCGGCACCGTCATCACCGTGGAGGACCTCTTCTTCAACGTGCCCGCCCGCCGCAAGTTCCTGCGCCGCAGCGACACGGAGCTGAAGCACGCCGAGGAGGCCGTCGTCCGGCTCGCCCTGGCCAACCCGGAGGTGGGCTTCTTCGCCACCCATGATGGCAACGAGCTGTTCTCCAGCCCCGCGTGCCCGGAGGACCCGCGCGAGCGCATCGCCGCGGCGCTGGGGCCCGCGGTCCATCCGCACCTGTTCCCGGTGGAGGAGCGGCGCCTGGGGGTCAGCGTCACCGGCTACGCGGCCTCGCCCGAGTTCACCTTCCCCAACGCGCGCGGCCTCTACACCTTCGTCAACCGCCGCTTCGTGAGGGACCGGGGCCTCATCGGCACCATCCAGCGCTCCTACCAGGACTTCCTCGCGGCGGGGCGCCAGCCCGTCGTCGTGCTCAACATCGACGTGGACCCGGTGGCGGTGGACGTCAACGTCCACCCCCAGAAGCTGGAGGTCCGCTTCGCCGACGCCCGGGGCGTCTACGAGGCCATCAGCGCCGCGCTCAACCGCATGTTGCGCGCGGCCCCCTGGCTGGGCGCGGGCGTGGACCCGGCCTCGACGGGCGCCCCCCAGCCCCGCGACGCCGCCCACTACGCGCTCGCCGTCGAGCGCTTCCTCACCCGCGCGCAGGAGGCGTCCTGGGGCGCCCCGCTGCCCACCGCCATGGACGCGCCGGCGCCAGGCGCCACGTCCGGCGCGCCGCCGCTGTCCGGAGCCCCCGCGCCCATGGGGGCCATCCCCACGCCGCTGCCCTTCGCGGGCGCGCCGGGCCGGGCCCCCGCGTTCGGCGAGGCCCAGCCGCAGCTCAACGAGGCGCCCCCTCCGGGCTACTTCGGCGCCCTGCGGCCCATGGGCATGCTGGGCGGGCGCTTCCACGTCTGCGAGGGCCCGGGCGGCACGCTGGTGGTGCTCGACCCGCACGCCGCCCTCGAACGGGCCCGGCTCACGGCCTACCTGCGCGCGCTCGACGACGCGAAGGGCCCTCCGCCACCGTCGCTGTTCGGCACCACGCTGGAGCTGCCGCTCCAGGCCGCGAAGGCGCTGGTCGAGGGCCGCGAGGCGCTCTCCCGGCTGGGCTTCGACGTGGAGCCGTTCGGCGGGACGACGCTCGCGCTCAAGACGGTGCCCCCGGGACTGGAAGGCGTGGACGCCCGCGCGCTGCTGGAGGCGCTCGCCCGCGCGCTGCCGCCGAGGAGCGCCGCGCTGGACGCGGTGACGCTGGCCGAGGCCATCCGGGTCATGGCCTGCCACGCGGCGCGCAGGGCGGGGGCCGCGCCCCTCACGGACGCGCAGCTGCGCGCGCTCCTGGGCGAACTGGACCGGGCCGACTTCCACCCGCCCTGCATCCACGGCACGGTCGTGGTGCTGGAGATGCCCCTGCTCGAACTGGAGCGGCGGGCGCGCTGA
- a CDS encoding diguanylate cyclase produces MQKETVVTVISKISDRPVNLDAALVVIYGLDLGRKFDLTREETLIGRSSRCDIQIDQESVSRNHAAITATREGVRIRDAGSTNGTFINDELVEGERELRNGDLVKIGRTIFKYIAGGNIEAAYHDEIYRLTTMDGLTQIYNRRYFDEQLDREISRSRRYERTLSLVLMDIDHFKAVNDKFGHLAGDSVLKQLASTVRTRIRREDVFARYGGEEFGILLPEVSLPGAKQLAEKVRRLVEKQRFEFDRQAIPVTVSLGVAVLEALHREPGDLVRAADERLFEAKSTGRNRVIA; encoded by the coding sequence GTGCAGAAGGAGACGGTCGTCACGGTCATCTCGAAGATCTCCGACCGGCCGGTCAACCTCGACGCGGCGCTGGTGGTGATCTACGGGTTGGACCTGGGGCGGAAGTTCGATTTGACGCGCGAGGAGACGCTCATCGGGCGTTCGTCCCGCTGCGACATCCAGATCGATCAGGAGTCGGTGAGCCGCAACCACGCGGCCATCACCGCCACGCGCGAGGGCGTGAGGATCCGCGACGCGGGCTCCACCAACGGCACCTTCATCAACGACGAGCTGGTCGAGGGCGAGCGAGAGCTGCGCAACGGCGACCTGGTGAAGATCGGCCGCACCATCTTCAAGTACATCGCGGGCGGCAACATCGAGGCGGCCTACCACGACGAGATCTACCGGCTGACCACGATGGACGGCCTGACGCAGATCTACAACCGCCGCTACTTCGACGAGCAGTTGGATCGGGAGATCTCCCGCAGCCGCCGCTACGAGCGGACGCTGTCGCTGGTGCTGATGGACATCGACCACTTCAAGGCCGTCAACGACAAGTTCGGCCACCTCGCCGGGGACTCGGTGCTCAAGCAGCTGGCGTCCACGGTGCGCACGCGGATCCGCCGGGAGGACGTCTTCGCCCGCTATGGCGGCGAGGAGTTCGGCATCCTGCTGCCGGAGGTGTCGCTCCCCGGCGCGAAGCAGCTGGCAGAGAAGGTCCGGCGGCTGGTGGAGAAGCAGCGCTTCGAGTTCGACCGGCAGGCGATTCCGGTCACCGTCTCCCTGGGCGTGGCCGTGCTGGAGGCGCTGCACCGCGAGCCCGGCGACCTGGTGCGCGCGGCGGACGAGCGCCTCTTCGAGGCGAAGTCGACGGGGCGCAACCGCGTCATCGCCTGA
- a CDS encoding tetratricopeptide repeat protein, which translates to MRESAEIVSGPRKMSMPEQAKTEVDKELAELRREVVEARNLVIKSDNLLKNLHAEVKAVGKRHEDFQKRQWISSAAAYVLFAFIAVGAAIMITSARSSSATSERERLEKMVTDLTAQLEKQRSDASAHQTAQRGAAEVYKMMTSLPGDERLKGIDALMKLDTSRLSMLERQALNDRAAVLRRETGDAAYERGKIAFRRNEMNQVVSEMERFLAMNPPQEQALDASFFLGTAYNQLRKHDKAVPLLARFVEGDRSSKTRDYAMLLLAQSYQEVGQLEKALETARDAAGAYLNSQYQQQFRTRISIVKRMMSGNTEAGPAPAAGAPAAPAQTAGPTAQ; encoded by the coding sequence ATGCGTGAGTCCGCCGAGATCGTTTCCGGACCCAGGAAGATGTCCATGCCAGAGCAGGCGAAGACCGAGGTTGATAAGGAACTGGCGGAGCTCCGCCGTGAGGTGGTCGAGGCGCGCAACCTCGTCATCAAGAGTGACAACCTGCTGAAGAACCTCCATGCGGAGGTGAAGGCGGTGGGCAAGCGCCACGAGGATTTCCAGAAGCGGCAATGGATCTCCTCCGCTGCCGCGTACGTGCTCTTCGCGTTCATCGCGGTGGGCGCGGCCATCATGATCACCAGCGCGCGCAGCTCCAGCGCCACCAGCGAGCGGGAGCGGCTGGAGAAGATGGTCACCGACCTGACCGCGCAATTGGAGAAGCAGCGCTCGGACGCGTCCGCGCACCAGACGGCCCAGCGCGGCGCGGCGGAGGTCTACAAGATGATGACCTCGCTGCCCGGCGACGAGCGGCTCAAGGGCATCGACGCGTTGATGAAGCTCGACACCTCCCGGCTCAGCATGCTCGAGCGGCAGGCGCTGAACGATCGCGCCGCGGTCCTGCGCCGCGAGACGGGCGACGCGGCCTACGAGCGCGGGAAGATCGCCTTCCGTCGCAACGAGATGAACCAGGTCGTCTCGGAGATGGAGCGCTTCCTCGCCATGAACCCGCCGCAGGAGCAGGCGCTGGACGCGTCGTTCTTCCTGGGCACCGCGTACAACCAGCTGCGCAAGCACGACAAGGCCGTGCCGCTGCTGGCGCGCTTCGTGGAAGGCGACCGCTCGTCCAAGACGCGTGACTACGCCATGCTGCTGCTGGCCCAGTCGTACCAGGAGGTCGGACAGCTGGAGAAGGCGCTGGAGACGGCTCGCGACGCGGCCGGCGCCTACCTCAACAGCCAGTACCAGCAGCAGTTCCGCACCCGCATCTCCATCGTGAAGCGGATGATGAGCGGCAACACGGAGGCGGGCCCCGCGCCCGCGGCCGGCGCCCCCGCCGCCCCCGCGCAGACGGCGGGGCCGACGGCCCAGTAG
- a CDS encoding SDR family oxidoreductase, giving the protein MDVSRPGKGRLRVAVTGASGEYGKLLLPLLERDPDVESILVLDVARPEGDKVDFHRVDLTRHDAEAELTDALTDQPVDALYHLAFLFGPIRNGSLAHELEVIGTMNVLTAAGRAKLPRLVVPSLTAVYGARGNNPALLREDSPLQGCPNSRFVTDKVEVEGQVRAFRERHPDMRVLVLRFAPVLGPTIENPVTRLLTRTAVVPTLLGYDPLWQGIHEEDAGRALHQALRADASGEFNIVGRGVLPLSGLIRQAGARPLPLPGPLFRGALHTLDVVGADMLPVALLDYIHYSWVADGRRAETALGFTPIHHVRDAAAALRRS; this is encoded by the coding sequence ATGGACGTGTCACGACCAGGCAAGGGGCGGTTGCGCGTCGCGGTCACCGGAGCCAGCGGCGAGTACGGGAAGCTGTTGCTCCCGCTGCTCGAGCGGGATCCCGACGTGGAGAGCATCCTCGTGCTCGACGTCGCCCGGCCGGAGGGCGACAAGGTCGACTTCCATCGGGTGGACCTCACCCGCCACGACGCCGAGGCGGAGCTCACCGACGCGCTGACCGACCAGCCCGTCGACGCGCTCTACCACCTGGCGTTCCTCTTCGGCCCCATCCGCAACGGCTCGCTGGCGCACGAGCTGGAGGTCATCGGCACGATGAACGTGCTGACGGCGGCGGGCCGCGCGAAGCTGCCCCGGCTGGTGGTGCCCTCGCTGACGGCGGTCTACGGGGCGCGCGGCAACAACCCCGCCCTGCTGCGCGAGGACTCGCCGCTCCAGGGCTGCCCGAACAGCCGCTTCGTCACCGACAAGGTGGAGGTGGAGGGCCAGGTGCGCGCCTTCCGCGAGCGTCACCCGGACATGCGCGTGCTGGTGCTGCGCTTCGCGCCCGTGCTGGGCCCCACCATCGAGAACCCCGTCACGCGCCTGCTCACGCGCACCGCGGTGGTGCCCACGCTGCTCGGCTACGACCCGCTGTGGCAGGGCATCCACGAGGAGGACGCCGGCCGGGCGCTGCACCAGGCGCTGCGGGCGGACGCGTCCGGCGAGTTCAACATCGTGGGCCGGGGCGTGCTGCCGCTCTCCGGCCTCATCCGCCAGGCGGGGGCCCGCCCGCTCCCCCTCCCGGGGCCTTTGTTCCGTGGCGCACTCCACACGCTGGATGTGGTGGGCGCGGACATGTTGCCGGTAGCCCTTCTCGACTACATCCATTACTCCTGGGTGGCGGACGGCAGGCGTGCCGAAACCGCGCTCGGCTTCACTCCCATCCACCACGTCAGGGACGCCGCGGCGGCGCTCAGGAGGAGCTAG
- a CDS encoding dickkopf-related protein — MTPSLRLLLLTGAVWAAMLVACGDSSADIPLIPGGVSNPGPCTVDQDCPDPSLFICNTALSRCEPACRTREDCGAARRGGYALSMCDNGVLGCQCDMQRCVVAVCATDVECGVDQVCRNGACVLPPPSNLAASCQVTPDVVVGTAGATVSFGVWVQDASGQPVVPREGVEWGALSEAVEGSGSGTRAVFVLGEPGGLEDAVEVRVGTARCRARVAVLPREVAPGGLRVLVVDELTGRPVSGAAVAISTSEGVGRGLGLTGADGTTWVPAAGDVGVSVFHPDYGYLTLARHSMRDGGRDLRFTLRRNPLDASGGVRAEFTGTGMGNAAAPTLQLGVTGLSVPGLFSELSLESLLGVEREVELNVGSAQRLSLPAAAAVWLQGTEPPSVSSPGVAGTCDRSLTGVVDPEASILAGLCGTRVAWALTGSMSLAELPLASLAPGADPLLVLGRMLPLSTRYFSSVTRDAAFSLVPTPGLDTGAPDVAAVEYAQGVTHDFEGVRLAFPFAVKVPALPRYQGTYLDRAYVLSTVAVPGRGLVPLGLGAAANVSPADPNTDADSPLGRPGVVSVRMAPAHHGLEGQPYRLLVGAVSRSARDDATAGFASSFVVADLPGLAFDPAGERPVEPPTGFLPIPEAVAYNFHAAPVGDLAGRQLIADVEAPATLLRVIFTNREGRRWTVLASPDDARKGLRVPSPPEGFADRTYFGDHLGTRALLRAELLQVVGRDARDALGPSRLVSAEGPGLEHVGDLTRAASVLDVGRPEVSWLYPELEGQRLSRGSAIRVKVSGFRPGADGRVRVTMLGATDCAGTVLVADTPVASTQGELELQLPKDCSGLGVSLVAALEDAQGELLVPPVVATRGVDIP; from the coding sequence ATGACCCCCTCGCTCCGACTCCTCCTGCTGACAGGCGCCGTGTGGGCCGCGATGCTGGTTGCCTGTGGGGACAGCTCCGCGGACATCCCCCTCATCCCCGGCGGCGTGTCGAACCCCGGCCCGTGCACGGTCGACCAGGACTGCCCGGACCCCTCGCTGTTCATCTGCAACACGGCCCTATCCCGCTGTGAGCCCGCCTGTCGCACCCGGGAGGACTGTGGCGCGGCGCGGCGCGGCGGGTATGCCCTGTCGATGTGCGACAACGGCGTGCTCGGCTGCCAGTGCGACATGCAGCGCTGCGTGGTGGCGGTGTGCGCCACGGACGTCGAGTGTGGCGTCGACCAGGTCTGCCGCAATGGCGCCTGCGTCCTCCCCCCGCCGTCCAACCTCGCGGCGTCGTGTCAGGTGACACCGGACGTCGTGGTGGGCACCGCGGGCGCGACGGTGAGCTTCGGGGTGTGGGTGCAGGACGCGTCGGGCCAGCCGGTGGTGCCTCGCGAAGGCGTGGAGTGGGGCGCGCTGTCGGAGGCGGTGGAGGGGAGCGGCTCCGGGACCCGCGCCGTCTTCGTGCTCGGTGAGCCGGGGGGCCTGGAGGACGCGGTGGAGGTGCGGGTGGGGACGGCGCGGTGTCGGGCGCGCGTCGCCGTGCTGCCTCGCGAGGTGGCGCCTGGCGGGTTGCGGGTGCTCGTGGTGGACGAGCTGACCGGGCGGCCCGTGAGCGGGGCGGCCGTGGCGATCTCCACCTCGGAAGGGGTGGGGCGCGGCCTGGGGCTCACCGGAGCGGATGGCACGACCTGGGTGCCGGCGGCGGGGGACGTGGGCGTGTCCGTCTTCCACCCGGACTATGGCTACCTCACGCTGGCCCGGCACTCGATGCGGGATGGGGGCCGGGACCTGCGGTTCACGTTGCGGCGCAACCCGCTCGATGCCTCCGGCGGCGTGCGCGCGGAGTTCACGGGCACGGGGATGGGGAACGCGGCGGCGCCCACGCTGCAGCTGGGGGTGACGGGGCTGTCCGTGCCTGGGCTCTTCTCCGAGCTGTCCCTGGAGTCGCTGCTGGGGGTGGAGCGCGAGGTGGAGCTGAACGTGGGGAGCGCGCAGCGCCTCTCGTTGCCGGCGGCCGCCGCGGTGTGGCTGCAGGGCACGGAGCCCCCTTCCGTGTCGTCGCCTGGCGTGGCGGGGACGTGTGATCGCTCGCTGACGGGCGTGGTGGATCCGGAGGCGTCCATCCTCGCGGGGCTGTGCGGGACGCGCGTGGCGTGGGCGCTGACCGGCAGCATGTCCCTGGCCGAGCTGCCCCTGGCGTCCCTGGCGCCCGGCGCGGATCCGCTGCTGGTGCTGGGACGGATGCTGCCCTTGTCGACGCGCTACTTCTCGTCCGTGACGCGCGACGCCGCCTTCTCGCTCGTGCCCACGCCGGGGCTCGACACGGGGGCTCCGGACGTCGCGGCCGTGGAGTACGCGCAGGGCGTGACGCATGACTTCGAGGGCGTCCGCCTCGCGTTCCCCTTCGCGGTGAAGGTCCCCGCGCTCCCGCGCTACCAGGGGACGTATCTCGACCGGGCCTATGTGTTGAGCACCGTCGCCGTGCCTGGACGGGGGCTGGTGCCGCTGGGCCTGGGCGCCGCCGCCAACGTCTCGCCCGCGGACCCGAACACGGACGCGGACTCGCCCCTGGGCCGCCCCGGGGTGGTGTCGGTGCGCATGGCCCCCGCGCACCACGGCCTCGAGGGCCAGCCCTACCGGCTCCTCGTGGGCGCGGTGTCGCGGTCGGCGCGGGACGACGCCACGGCGGGGTTCGCCTCCAGCTTCGTCGTCGCGGACCTGCCCGGGCTGGCGTTCGACCCGGCGGGAGAGCGGCCCGTGGAGCCTCCCACCGGCTTCCTCCCCATCCCCGAGGCCGTGGCCTACAACTTCCACGCCGCCCCGGTGGGCGACCTGGCGGGGCGTCAGCTGATCGCGGACGTCGAGGCCCCGGCGACGTTGCTGCGGGTGATCTTCACCAACCGGGAGGGCCGCCGCTGGACCGTGCTGGCCTCGCCCGATGACGCCCGCAAGGGCTTGCGCGTCCCGTCTCCGCCCGAGGGGTTCGCGGACCGCACCTACTTCGGCGACCACCTGGGGACGCGCGCCCTGCTGCGCGCGGAGCTCCTCCAGGTGGTGGGCCGCGACGCGCGGGACGCGCTGGGCCCCTCGCGGCTGGTCTCCGCGGAGGGCCCCGGGCTGGAGCATGTGGGTGACCTCACGCGCGCGGCCTCCGTGCTCGACGTGGGCCGGCCCGAGGTGTCCTGGCTCTACCCGGAACTGGAGGGGCAGCGGCTGAGCCGGGGGAGCGCCATCCGGGTGAAGGTCTCCGGCTTCCGCCCCGGCGCCGACGGCCGCGTGCGCGTGACGATGCTGGGTGCTACTGATTGCGCGGGGACTGTCCTGGTGGCGGACACCCCCGTGGCCTCGACCCAGGGCGAACTGGAGCTTCAGCTCCCCAAGGACTGCTCGGGGCTCGGTGTCTCGCTGGTGGCGGCGCTCGAGGACGCACAAGGCGAGCTGCTCGTTCCACCCGTCGTCGCCACCCGGGGCGTGGACATTCCTTGA
- a CDS encoding lysophospholipid acyltransferase family protein codes for MAKGVLGNDPFQRGAAQRDGERAKPEDKKAERPQPSAKGSAPKPRARSSGADTSRAHAQGKTSQAPRAGKPKSASGPSRAAEKDTRTRAAKGTASPLPPKPPSTPRHATAPRREKEPSEGTSPRRTSTSQPPRPAASPRRAGVSSHAPTGGHGVEPAPGGMEHLREPAASTTARGPVTTNDGAPRTERQREVDHALAEAVAAEVAETTARLAVDEALERRHGQEDAVERILATELTTEQAEAAAEAALDQSPTTERPETERQLAAAVAARVAESAAERAVSEVMDRDTRGGPPPTTSDERAPFSRGARAGEAGLGGDAAEAEAPDTETTYLEAEVEVADPTRDELPSHARRSLTLVPPTSDSDGDPTLHATHAQRAPEAPRPLAERATGMLALARDIAGQALASEGIGRALGAMNGLVDAVRAGLGTGGGAHLDEYGKDPSLVRRLEPVLEFLYGQYWRVTTQCIEQVPRGAAILVANHSGALPYDGLVMSLALTRERPDLREARWLVEDQVFHAPVLGTLFNRLGAVRACPENALRLLDEHRPVVVFPEGYQALSKPFAERYRLKRFGRGGFVKLALRTGAPIVPVAIVGSEETSPMLGRLPASFLGLPFVPLTPLGPVPLPAKWSIRFGEPISMEGVPSEAADDLGEVQRLTERTREAIQGMLHSLLKERRSVFAG; via the coding sequence ATGGCCAAGGGTGTCCTCGGGAACGATCCCTTCCAGCGCGGCGCCGCCCAGCGAGATGGCGAACGCGCGAAGCCCGAGGACAAGAAGGCCGAGCGGCCCCAGCCGTCCGCGAAGGGCTCCGCGCCGAAGCCTCGCGCGAGGAGCTCCGGGGCCGACACGTCCCGCGCGCACGCACAGGGGAAGACCTCGCAGGCGCCTCGGGCAGGCAAGCCGAAGAGCGCCTCCGGGCCCTCCCGCGCGGCCGAGAAGGACACACGGACGCGCGCGGCGAAGGGCACCGCCTCTCCGCTTCCCCCGAAGCCGCCCTCCACGCCTCGTCACGCGACGGCGCCCCGGAGGGAGAAGGAGCCTTCGGAGGGGACGTCTCCTCGTCGGACCTCCACCTCCCAACCTCCGCGCCCCGCCGCCAGCCCTCGCAGGGCGGGCGTGTCCAGCCACGCGCCCACGGGCGGGCACGGCGTCGAGCCAGCACCGGGCGGCATGGAGCACCTGCGCGAGCCCGCCGCCTCCACGACGGCCCGGGGCCCCGTGACGACGAACGACGGGGCACCCCGCACGGAGCGCCAGCGCGAGGTCGACCATGCCCTGGCCGAGGCCGTCGCCGCCGAGGTCGCGGAGACGACCGCGCGCCTCGCCGTGGACGAGGCGCTGGAGCGCCGCCACGGGCAGGAGGACGCGGTGGAGCGCATCCTCGCCACGGAGCTGACGACCGAGCAGGCCGAGGCCGCCGCGGAGGCGGCCCTGGACCAAAGCCCTACGACGGAGCGCCCCGAGACCGAGCGCCAGCTGGCGGCGGCGGTCGCCGCGCGCGTGGCGGAGAGCGCCGCGGAGAGGGCCGTCTCGGAGGTGATGGACCGCGACACCCGTGGAGGCCCTCCCCCGACGACGAGCGACGAACGCGCGCCATTCTCGCGCGGGGCGCGCGCCGGGGAAGCGGGCCTGGGCGGCGACGCGGCGGAGGCCGAGGCACCGGACACCGAGACGACGTACCTGGAAGCGGAGGTCGAAGTGGCGGACCCGACGCGAGACGAACTGCCGTCCCATGCCCGACGCTCACTCACGCTCGTGCCGCCCACGAGCGACTCGGACGGGGACCCGACGCTCCACGCGACCCACGCCCAGCGGGCTCCGGAGGCGCCTCGGCCCCTGGCGGAGCGGGCCACGGGGATGCTGGCCCTGGCGCGGGACATCGCGGGGCAGGCGCTGGCGAGCGAGGGCATCGGCCGGGCCCTGGGGGCGATGAACGGGCTGGTGGACGCGGTCCGCGCGGGGCTGGGGACCGGCGGCGGCGCGCACCTGGACGAGTACGGCAAGGACCCGTCCCTGGTGCGCCGGCTGGAGCCGGTGCTCGAGTTCCTCTACGGCCAGTACTGGCGGGTGACGACCCAGTGCATCGAACAGGTGCCCCGGGGCGCCGCCATCCTCGTGGCCAACCACTCGGGCGCCCTGCCCTACGACGGCCTGGTCATGTCGCTCGCGCTCACGCGTGAGCGGCCGGACCTGAGGGAGGCGCGGTGGTTGGTGGAGGATCAGGTCTTCCACGCGCCCGTGCTCGGCACGCTCTTCAACCGGCTGGGCGCGGTGCGGGCCTGCCCGGAGAACGCGCTGCGACTGCTCGACGAGCACCGCCCCGTCGTCGTCTTCCCGGAGGGGTATCAGGCACTGAGCAAGCCGTTCGCGGAGCGCTACCGCCTCAAGCGCTTCGGGCGCGGCGGCTTCGTCAAGCTGGCGCTGCGCACGGGCGCGCCCATCGTCCCGGTGGCCATCGTCGGCTCGGAGGAGACCTCGCCCATGCTGGGCCGTCTCCCGGCCAGCTTCCTGGGACTGCCGTTCGTCCCCCTGACGCCGCTGGGCCCCGTCCCCCTGCCGGCGAAGTGGAGCATCCGCTTCGGCGAGCCCATCTCCATGGAGGGCGTCCCGTCGGAGGCCGCGGACGACCTGGGCGAGGTGCAGCGGCTCACCGAGCGCACGCGCGAGGCCATCCAGGGAATGCTGCACTCCCTGCTCAAGGAGCGGCGCTCCGTGTTCGCGGGGTGA